One stretch of Osmia bicornis bicornis unplaced genomic scaffold, iOsmBic2.1, whole genome shotgun sequence DNA includes these proteins:
- the LOC123988944 gene encoding uncharacterized protein LOC123988944: protein MAALAAAAATDPAAGFAVAAAAAAAAATVAATTTASAAATTGGGGYQFNERLKSRSSTDAQTALPAGANEVKKTYKLPRIELIKFNGEIREWLPFWSRFKKIHEDADMDREDKFQYLIQATVPGSRASELVTSYPPTGENYEKVIDSLKNRFGREDVRELLQLVLQNAISPTRNMQLSTLYDKIESYLRALESLGVTTDKCAALLFPLVESSLPEELLRAWQRSNAVQYTLAPRADNTSTQSQDRLTRLIKFLEAKVQNELRITMAVKGFDLKVSDNSEANRQRKPRTHHDHKEVPSAAGLFATKVRENLCIFCGGKDHVGDNCFKAKKMSFSEKREMVKRKNACFYCLKIGHGAKMCRVYVKCGKCSRRHVTVMCPAESFEGDKGSPQKTVTDKGNIPKECNMASVCNDPQVYLPTLRAKLKSETTDRIVRVVVDTGSQKSYITKEVAAQVAYEPIAEQQLNHSLFGGTKSGIRKHKKYWVRLVSLDDSFACKFAAFDQDVVCVDVPLVERGEWCNELQENIHISDLGSHEQSINVLIGADIAGKFLTGQHQVLSCGLVAVETRLGWTIMGKVPGTENRRDPVITAISMFVKEENVADLWSLEVLGIKDPIHVKTQKEQEESMKQEFLKTVTINPDGRYEVELPWVENHPALSDSKTVAVRRLQSTIKKLQLDGKFEAYDGVLEQWVEEGIVEYVPKEEEEQWGHYLPHRAVIKEGSTTAVRPVFDASARERQFPSLNECPNLIELVTSILLRFRQGSIGVGSDITKAFLQISLRPKDRDFLRFLWVDKEGKTVIIRHCRVVFGVSCSPFILGAVINMHLEKIIKSIENGSDVLLDRENIVKLSRSYYVDNCVTSLNSIDHLNKFIADSRKAMELANFDLRGWEYNGDDTLKSQVTVLGIV, encoded by the coding sequence GATACCAGTTTAATGAGCGGTTAAAATCGAGAAGCTCAACTGATGCTCAGACAGCATTGCCAGCGGGAGCAAATGAGGTGAAGAAGACTTATAAATTGCCACGGATTGAATTGATCAAGTTTAATGGAGAAATACGCGAGTGGTTGCCGTTTTGGAGTCGATTCAAAAAGATTCACGAAGACGCAGATATGGACAGAGAAGATAAGTTTCAATACCTAATACAAGCTACAGTGCCCGGTTCGCGCGCCTCGGAATTAGTGACAAGTTATCCGCCAACTGGTGAAAATTACGAAAAGGTTATTGACAGTCTAAAAAATAGATTTGGGCGTGAAGATGTGCGTGAATTATTACAGTTAGTCTTACAGAACGCGATTTCGCCTACAAGGAATATGCAGCTATCGACGTTGTATGATAAAATCGAGTCTTATTTGAGAGCTTTGGAATCGCTGGGTGTTACTACGGACAAGTGTGCAGCATTGCTGTTTCCGCTAGTCGAATCTTCATTACCTGAAGAGTTGCTACGAGCGTGGCAAAGGAGTAATGCTGTTCAATATACATTGGCGCCGCGTGCAGATAACACGTCGACGCAATCTCAAGATCGATTAACGCGGCTCATAAAATTTTTGGAAGCGAAAGTGCAAAACGAGCTGCGAATTACGATGGCGGTAAAAGGCTTTGATTTAAAAGTGAGTGATAACAGTGAGGCTAATAGACAAAGGAAACCACGTACACATCATGATCATAAAGAAGTCCCCAGTGCGGCTGGTCTGTTTGCTACGAAAGTTCGCGAAAACCTTTGTATATTTTGCGGAGGTAAAGATCACGTTGGTGATAACTGTTTCAAGGCGAAGAAAATGAGTTTTTCAGAAAAACGGGAAATGGTTAAGCGAAAGAATGCTTGTTTTTACTGTTTGAAAATTGGGCATGGTGCTAAGATGTGTCGCGTGTATGTAAAATGTGGAAAGTGCTCGCGACGCCACGTTACAGTGATGTGTCCGGCTGAGAGTTTTGAAGGTGATAAGGGTAGTCCTCAAAAGACTGTGACGGACAAGGGCAACATACCGAAAGAGTGTAATATGGCTAGTGTTTGTAATGATCCGCAAGTTTATTTACCAACGCTCCGTGCTAAATTAAAGAGTGAAACGACTGATCGCATTGTAAGAGTTGTGGTGGATACTGGTTCCCAAAAGTCGTACATTACTAAGGAGGTTGCGGCTCAGGTAGCCTACGAGCCAATTGCGGAGCAGCAATTAAACCATTCGTTGTTTGGCGGCACAAAGTCAGGCATAAGGAAGCATAAGAAGTATTGGGTAAGACTGGTCAGTTTAGATGACAGTTTTGCATGTAAGTTTGCTGCTTTTGATCAAGATGTTGTTTGTGTTGACGTGCCCTTGGTTGAAAGAGGCGAATGGTGTAATGAGCTGCAAGAAAATATTCACATATCGGATTTGGGAAGCCACGAACAGTCAATCAATGTGCTTATTGGAGCAGATATTGCAGGCAAATTTTTAACGGGACAACATCAGGTATTGAGCTGTGGGTTGGTAGCTGTCGAAACTCGGCTCGGATGGACTATTATGGGAAAAGTACCCGGAACTGAAAATCGCCGGGACCCTGTCATCACAGCTATATCGATGTTCGTGAAGGAAGAAAATGTTGCTGATTTATGGTCGCTTGAAGTCTTGGGGATTAAGGATCCCATTCACGTTAAAACTCAGAAGGAACAAGAGGAAAGCATGAAGCAAGAGTTTTTGAAAACGGTAACCATAAACCCGGACGGCCGATACGAAGTGGAGTTGCCGTGGGTAGAAAACCATCCAGCGTTGAGTGACAGTAAAACTGTCGCCGTGCGTCGCCTTCAGTCTACAATAAAGAAGCTACAGTTGGACGGAAAATTTGAAGCATATGACGGTGTTTTGGAGCAGTGGGTAGAAGAAGGAATCGTCGAATACGTGCccaaggaagaagaggaacaaTGGGGGCATTATTTGCCGCATCGAGCCGTCATCAAGGAGGGAAGTACAACAGCGGTGAGGCCCGTTTTCGACGCCTCAGCCAGGGAAAGGCAGTTCCCCTCATTAAATGAATGTCCCAATCTCATCGAGCTGGTAACGTCAATTTTACTGCGCTTCAGACAAGGTAGCATTGGGGTAGGTTCAGACATAACGAAAGCGTTCTTACAAATAAGTTTACGGCCTAAGGATAGAGATTTTTTGCGTTTTCTATGGGTAGACAAGGAAGGAAAAACGGTAATAATAAGGCATTGTAGAGTGGTTTTTGGTGTCTCCTGCAGTCCGTTTATTCTCGGAGCGGTTATCAATATGCATTTGGAGAAAATCATAAAATCGATTGAAAATGGTTCAGATGTTTTACTTGATCGCGAAAATATTGTGAAACTTTCTAGAAGTTATTATGTCGATAATTGTGTAACGAGTCTGAATTCGATAGAtcatttgaataaattcataGCGGATTCAAGAAAAGCAATGGAATTAGCTAATTTCGATCTCCGTGGGTGGGAGTACAACGGTGATGATACTCTCAAAAGTCAAGTTACTGTATTAGGAATTGTGTAG